GCGGCACCAGCCCCGCCGGGAAGAAGCCCTGGGTGAACTCGACCGCGGCCCGGCCGGCGTCGGAGTCGATCGCCGCGGTCGCGAGGTCGTCGCTGAGGAAGCGGCCGTCGGCCTCGAACAGCCAGCTCAGCCAGCGGGTGACGCCGTTGCCCTGCCAGTTGTAGGCGAAGGGGTACGTGTCGTCGGGCAGGGCCTGGCGCAGCTGCTGGGCCACCTGCTGGAACTCCTGCCAGGTCCACGCCTCGTCGAGCGTGGTGGGCACCGCGTCGATCCCGGCCGAGGACAGCAGGTCCTGGTTGTAGAGGATCACCGAGGTGTCGGTGTGGTGGGGCACGCCGAACGGCGACCCGCTGTTCTGCACCGCCGCCCACGCCTGCGGGGTGAACCGGTCCGCGAACCCGGACTCCAGGTGCGAGCTGAGGTCGAGCAGCTGCCCGGCGCCGGCGTACGCCCCGAAGGTGTAGTACGGCACCCGGAACACGTCCGGCGGGTTCCCGGCCTGGATCTGAGCGTCGATGTTGGTGAACATCTGCTCGTAGGGCACCGCGTTGAGCTTCACCGTGGCGCCCGAGGACTTCTGGAACGACTCGATCGCGGAGCGGAAGCCGGCCAGCTCGCTCTCGGTGCCCCAGGTCGTGAAGGTGAGCGTGCCGCTGGCCGTGCCCCCGTCGCCGTCGCTGTCGTCGTCGGAGCCGGTGAAGCCGCACGAGGAGAGCGCGGCGGCGCCGGCCAGGGCCGAGGTGGTGCCGAGGAGTCGGCGGCGGGACAGGTGCATGGTCAGCCTTCCTGAGCGAGACGACCGAGCCGTCCCCGAGAGCGTCGTTGTGCAACGTGTGCAGGTTCGTCCGCTGGACCTGGACAGTCTGCACCACTCACGGCGGCGTCGACACCCCACTTCACCCGTGCGGGTGGTGGGCGACCCTCAGGCGGCCGGCCCCTCGAGCGCGGCGGTCGCCCCGACCTCCTCGGCCGGGGAGATGGCGAAGTTGTCGCGGAACAGCGCCGTCGGGTCGTAGCGGCGCTTGAGTGCGCGCAGCCGGGCCAGGTGCGCCGGCGGGAAGGCCCGCTCCACCCACAGCGGACCGGTGCCGGTCTCGAAGCTGAGGTAGCTGCCCGACAGGTGCGGGACCAGCCGCTCCCAGGCCGCGTCGAAGCCGGACCCGGCCCCGAACGCCGCCAGCGAGAACGCCGCACTGCGCCCGGCGTACGCCGTCGCGGAGCTGGGCACGTCGGCGACCGCGCCACCGACCGCCCGGATCGAGAAGAAGTACGACACGCCCTCGTCCAGCAGCCCGGCCACCTCGGCGGCGAGCGCCGGCGAGAGGTGGTCGGCGAGACCGGAGTGGGCGCGCGGCTCGCCCTGGCCCTGCTGCGGCTCGTCGCTGCTGAACAGCGTCATCACCTGGTCGTAGGTCGTGAGCACCACGTTCTGCTGCAGCAGCGGCGCGACGTCGGCGACGGGCTGCAGCCGCGCGACGACGGTGTCGGGGTCGTCGGACTCGACGACCAGCATCGCCTGGGCGATCCGCTGGCCGCCCCGCCGGGCGCCGAGGATGACCTGGCCGGTGACGCTGCGGTCCGCCGCCTCGAGCGCCGCACCCCACCGCCCCAGGAAGGCCGGGGTGTCGCTGGCGTCGAAGGCCAGCTGGGCGAAGGCGACGGTGCCGACCCGCGCGGCGGTGAGCTCGAAGGACGTGGCGATGCCGAAGTTGGCGCCGGCTCCCCGCACCGCCCAGAACAGGTCGGGCTCCTCCTCCGCGCTCGCGCGCACCACCCGGCCGTCGGCCAGCACCACCTCGACCGCGGTCAGGTGGTCGATGGTCAGCCCGTGGCTGCGCGCGAACCACCCCACACCGCCCGCGGTGGCCAGGCCGCCGACGCCCACGCCGCCGTAGTCGCCGCTCGAGATGGCCAGGCCGTACGGCGCGAGCGTGCGGGCCACGTCGGCCCACCGGGCCCCCGGCCCGAGCCGCACCCGTCCGGTCTCGGCGTCGAGGACCTCGATGCCGTCGAGCGCGCTGACGTCGATGACCAGGCCACCGCGGTTGAGCGAGCGGCCGGAGATGCCGTGCCCGGCGCTGAGGATGCCCAGCGGCAGCTCGCGGTGCGCCCGCGCGACCGCGAGCGCGTCCCGCACCTCCGCGACGTCGCGCGGTCGCAGCACCAGCCCGGGCGCGCCGCCGCGCAGGTAGCTCGAGCGGTAGCGCGCGTACCCCGGGTCGCCCGGCTCGACCGCCCGCTCGGCCAACGACGCCGGCAGCTCGTCGTACCCGATCCCGGGCAGGCGCCGGGCCAGCGCCGACGGCCCGCGCACCCGGCCGCGCTCACGCACCCCGGAGGCCGAGCGGGCCTCCCCGACCCGCGAGCGGACCTCCTCGGCCACCGACGCGAACCGCTGCAGCCCGCCCTCGTCGTCGCCCATCACGATGAAGGTGCTGACGCCGTCCTCCACGGCGAGCCGGACCAGCTCGTCCGCGCCGGTGTCCGGCGTGACGTTGAGCAGCCGCACCACCTCTGCGGGGTCGCGACCGGCCTCGCGCGCCGCTGCGTCGATGACCTGCATCCCCCGCTCGAGGTCGCCGGGCTGGAGGTAGGGCAGCGACGGCAGCCACCCGTCCGCCGCCCGCCCGATCAGCCGCAGCATCCGCGGCTTGAGCGCGCCCAGCCAGATCGGCACCTCGTGCGCGGGCGCCGGCCCGCGCTTGGCCCCGTGCACCCGGTGGTGCACACCGTCGACGGCCAGCACCGACCGGTCGGAGGTGTCCCAGACCCCACGGATGACCCGCAGCGCCTCCTCCAGGGCGTCGACGGCCTCCCCCGGCTCCAACCGGGTGCCGCCGTACGCCTCGATCGCGTCCCAGAACCCACCCGCGCCCAGGCCGAGCGCCACCCGCCCCCCGGACAGCAGGTCCAGGCTGGCCACCGACTTGGCCAGCACCGCCGGCGGCCGCAGCGGCAGGTTGAGCACGTTGCCGGACAGCTGGATGCGCGAGGTCCGCGCGGCGGCGTACGACATGAGCGTCCAGGTGTCGAGGAACGCCGGCTGGTAGGGGTGGTCCTGGAAGGTCACCAGGTCGAAGCCGAGCGACTCGCTCAGCACGGCCAGCTCGACCGGGCGCTGCGGCGAGGCAGCCGTGGGCGTGACGAAGGTGCCGAAGCGCAGCGGGTGGCCGTAGTCGGGCATGCCACCAGCATGGCTACCCCCACACCGAGCGGACAATCTCAGGTAAGTGGGTTACTCTGAGTAAGTGCCCACCACCAAGCGGCCCGTCGACCGGCCCCTCATCAGCGACGCCACCTGCCGCGAGGCCACGTCGAGCCTGGAGTTCGTCGGCCGCCGCTGGACAGGCGCCATCATGCTCGCCCTCGGCCGCGGCGCCTCCCGCTTCAGCGAGGTCGAGGCCGCCGTCGACGGCCTCTCCCCCCGCCTCCTCACCGCCCGCCTGCGCGAGCTCGAGGCCCACGACCTCGTCGAGCGCGAGGTCGTCCCTACCACGCCCGTCTCGGTCCGCTACCGCCTCACCCCCCGCGGCCGCGACCTCCTCGCCGCCATGCAGCCCCTGATGACCTACCACCTGCGCTGGCACGACTAGGGAGACCAAACCAACGACCTCGGGGTCAGGTCAGCCGCCCGGCCGCGCCTTCTGCGGGTGCGGCGTCTCGTGCCGCGCGAGCATCGCCACGGACTCCGCGATCTTGCGTGACCGCGTCTCCGCCCGCTTCACCGCGCTCACCCGGTAGATCAGCGCGAACCGGTTGGTCTTGGTCAGCACCTCCCACATCGCCTGCGCCTCCGGCACCGCCGCGATCGCCGCCACCAGGTCCTCCGGCGCCTCCACCTCCGACGGCGGGGCGTACGCCGCCTCCCACCGCCCATCAGCGCGAGCCGCCTCCACCGCCGCCAACCCCGCCGGCGTCATCAGCCCCGCCGACGACAGCCGCGCGACGTGCTCGGTGTTGCGCCGCGACCACACGCTCCGCGCACCACGCGGCGTGAACCGCACGTACGACGTCTCCGCGTCCCGCTTGCGCCCCTGCCCGTCGATCCACCCGAAGCACAGGCCCTCGTCCACCGCCTGCTGCCACGTCAACGACGTGACCGTCCCGCCCTTGCGCGTCAACGCCAGCCACACCCCCGGCGAGCTCGCGTGGTGCTCCTGCAACCACGCCCGCAACGCCGCCGCATCAACGACGACCAGCTCCTCCAGCTCCACCGCCGGCATGGACGGAGGGTAGCCGCCCCCTGAGGTGAGGTCAGGGGCCACGAGCCCGTCCGCCACACCCCAAGGCCACACCGCAACGACCGCGGGACCGCGGGACCGCGGGACCGCGGGACCGCGGGACCGCGGGACCGCGGACTACGCAGACCGTGCCCACCGGGACGACATGGCGTGCGCACCGGTCCCGGTGGTCAGATGTGCCTGTGGATCCGTGGGACGGTGGCGAGGCCCTGAGCCTGTCCGAGAGCCACCCAGGAGTGGGAGTCGTCACCGACGACGTCGAGGAGCTCCCCGAGGTTCGCGAGGCCCGGGCGCGCGGTTGGGAGCCGGTGAGCGAAGCGCCGCTGTGGTGCTTCCTGCCGGCGGTGTGGCCCCGTGCTCACCGGGCGTGGACGCCGGATCGTCGCATCAGGCACTCGACGTACTCCAGCTCGGACGGCACGACGGGCCGGACACCGTGGAGCGCGTGGACCTACGCCGACGTCGAGGCCAGTCAGAACGCGATCCTGGCGGAGTGCGGCTTTCCTCCCCGTCCCTTCGGACGACTGTGGTTCGTGCGCATGGCCGGACCGTGGCCCTCTGTGGACGGGTTCCTCAGCGACCTCCTCCGTGACTGGGCGGTGCACCACGACGTGCTCGCCGACAGCGAGCTCGCCGACTTCACCAGGTCGCGCGTGCGCCAGGCGTTCTCCGTCTGAGCTCCGTCGTCAGCGACACCAGACGCTCCGACCGCGGCGGCCGGGCTCACCCCGTCGGCACCCAGTACCGCCGTGACAGGACGCCCTCGGCGTTCGGCCGGATCCCCTCCAGCACCCCACCCACCGACTCGATCGTGGCCGCCGAGGCCGCGTTGTCGGCCAGGCACGGGATCAGCACCTCCGACAGCCCCAGCGCCACCCGCGCCTCCGACAGCATCAACGTCGTGGCCCACGACGCCAGCCCCCTCCGCCGCGCCGAGGGCCGCACCCCGTAGGCGATGTGCCCCAGCCTGTCGTCGTACACGTGCCGCAGCACGATCGACCCCAACAGCCGACCGTCCTCGACCATCCACCCCCACGTGGCGTGCGGCTGCGGCGGACACGGCGTCCCCCGCAGGTGGCTCAGCCGCGTGATCTCCTCGACGTACGACGCGAACCACTCCGGCGACTCCACCTCATCGCCCTCGACCAACCCGAACCCGTCCTCGTGCTCCCCCGGCCCCCACTCCCGCACGCAGTCCACGAACGCCGCATGCAGCCCAACTGACGGCCGGACGAGCTCCACCATCCAGCCAGGCTAGGTGCCTCACCAACAGCCCTGTCTAGGCGTGCCCCAGCACGCGGCCACCCACTGGTGCTCGACCAAAGCCGCATTGTTTACGCCTTCCAACAGCGACGCATCGCGGCAGGTCGGTGCGCCAGGGGCCAGGTCATTTGCGGTGGTAGGACGCACCGAGGCTCCGCATCGTCACCCGGTCACGATGCTGGAGAAGTGATTGTCCAACCCAGCCATCGGAACTCGGAACCTACCGGTGTGCTGAAGTCACGCCAGTGAGCCGTGTACCGTCCGCCGAGGGTGCGGTCGTTCTTTGGGTACGGGCTATCCGGAGTACCCCATGAGAGTTCGCCGGTCAGCGTTCGTCCTTCGTCGATCCGAAAGGCGGCGTCGCGTGACGTAGCGGCGCCGGGGTTCCATAGACTTGGGCTGTTAGTAAGCATGATTGCGAGGCCGTTGCTGTCACCATCCGCGGTGAGGCGCTCGAGGCGAAACACGTCGTGGACGAAGCCGTGCCGAGCTAAGTCCATCGCCGCATGATCGCGCAGCAGGAACAGTTCGTCCGTGATGCCATCGGTGCCTTCCCACTTTCGCGTGGCGTACTTAAACTCGACGCGAGTCACGGAGTCTCCGATGCACACCAAGTCGATGTACTCGGCTCTCCGAGTCAATGGATTGCGAGCTGGCACCTCGAGTCTAAGCTTGATATCGGGGTCCATGGACCAGACCGTTTGCGCGAAAGCGAACTGAAAGTCAGCCTCGGAGTGAAACACGGGTCTCGCGTATGCCAGCCGGCTCATGACATCGGTCAGCGGTAGCCGGTTGCCGATCATCCCCATGCGTGAAGCCTGCCACCTATTGGCCGTAGACCTATCCTACGCGGCGGGATGACGCTCGATACCGATAGCCCGCCCGAGCCGAGAGAGGTTGGCGGCCAGGATGCCTACCGCTGCGACGCCCGCGCTTGTCCGAGTTCTATCTTCGAAGTCGGGCCACGGTTTGCTCGATCGGTATATCGCGCCGACACCCAGGCGTGCTTACGCGCTCGACCACTAAAGAAAGACGACCGTGAGCGACGTGGGCCTGTCGAGATAGAACTGCTCTAGCAACGCCGAGACAAAGTCCGCGCGGGCCTCGGCGTCCATTCGAGGCTCGGAAGAGTCATCAAGCGGTATGAGCCGCAGGCCGCCCCTCCGGCGGTCGGCGTTTGGTAAGCGAGCGCCCCGCAGCTTCTTCGTTACAGAGCTTGCGGCCGGTGAGATTCCGTACTCCCAGGGCCAACTCTTAGCGACGGGGAGCCGAGTCACCTCCGCAGGCGCTGGGAGCGGGGGGACGGGCGCGGCCATGATGCCGCGTGCCGAAGCCATCCGGGCAGATGCGCCAGAGGCCGCCGCCATCATGTCCCAGAAGTAGACCGCGCCGAGCGCCGGAGAATTCCACGAGCCTGCAGTCCGTGCCCACCAATTACTCCGACGGGGCACACGTTTGCCGTGAACAGGCGGCAGGCCTGTTTGATACAGGGCTAAATATCCCTCCTTCTGCCGTTGCTGACCATCCCAGGTGAATGGCGTTGTATTGAGCAGGTAACTGTGTGCCGCAGTGAGTCCCGACTTAAGCACGTATTCGTTTGTCGTTCGATCGATCCTTTGAACCACCTTGGCTTGGTAGATCCGCAACTTCTTTGAGCGATCGACTATTGCCAAATCGCCGCCTAGCAGGTATGCCTCGGCTTTCGACGTAATCGCGTAGGCCCCGCCGTCTGGGCCGTGCCGCCAGAGAGCTGCCATCGCTGCATCCGATATCCCGACCTCGCTGATAGACCAGGGCTCGAAATGACTCGTCACCGCCAGGCCAGCCGCCTTGGCGATCATCACGTCCGTGCGCCGGGCTGAAGTCGCGTACTCCCGCAGAGTCATGCGAACCTTCCAGGAGGCGATACCCATCGCACCAGCCAACTTCTCCGCGTCGCCCACGGTCACGTCACCTCCTCGGAGTTGCTCTCTCGGACATCTTGTCCGCAACCAGGCCAGGAGGTAGCGCAGGCGCTCAACTCGCAGGCGTGGTTGTGATCCAAGGGAGCGCGATCGGGGCCAGTTTGCTGGGACGTCGCTTGGAGCCTTTACGATTTTTCGGCTGGGTTCGATGCAGAGGTCGTTGGCTTTCCTGCCGAAGCCGTGGCCTCGCGCCCCTCAATGCGGATGATGGGCACTAGGTCCGTGCGACCCAGCCCGGCGTAGGCAGATGGATGGTGTCGCCTGTAACGATGATTGACCCTGGAGCAGCCAGGAAACACCGAGGATTGGAAACCAAACGTGCTGGGGTACCGAGGACACACAGGGTGGCGTGACATGTCGGAGTACGCGGTCCACTTCACCACAGGCGCGGACGAGAACACTGATGGCTACTGGCCAGTGATGGGGATCCTGTCGACTGGAAACTTGAACCCGAGCCGACCGTTTGGGCTCGCGGCGGAGTATGACTTCCTCGACGAGACACAGAAGTCCGTCTGTCTGTCCGAGATCCCCCTGGACCAACTCGACCGGATCGTCGAAAACCGGAGCCAGTTTGGGATCGGTTTCAAGCAGGCTTTCCTAGTCGCAAACGGCGGAGCTCGTGTCTGGTACGTCGACGACCCGTCGAGCCTCGCTGACAGGTGGCGTTCGATGGTCGCCGCGGCCAAAGCGGAGTCCGACCCCGCTGCCGAGATCTGGCAACTCACACCGTTCGTGGACCTTGCCTCCGAGACAGCATGGTTCAGTCAGTGGGAATGGGAGCGCGAGTGGCGTGTTCCCCGTGGCCTCTCGTTCACGCCCGACGACGTCGCCTTCCTCTTCATCCCTGCCCAATTGCACGAGGCGGCGCGGTCATTCTTCGACGAGGTCCGCAACGAGAATCGCGGCCCCAGCTATGACTGTTTGCTACTCGACGCCTCATGGGGTGAGGACCAGTTGCAAAAGGCGTTCGAGGATCTGCCGGTCTAAGGCGCCGACGCCGATCTGTGGCCCAGGTGCGGGCTCTATAGCGAGATCGACAGGATGCGTGTGGCGTGTCATTGGAAGTGATCCAAAGCCACCGCTCGGGATCCGGACGCGTTCGCTATGCGGCAGAGTTGGTGCACCCGCTTGAGTCGGTCAGACGCCGGCAACGTACGCGGTGAGGAAGTGGACGCCGGGGCGGTCGAGGTTGCCACGTGCTCGGTCGTAGCGCTCGGTGGTTCTGGGGTCGGCGTGCCGCGCAAGGATCTGGGCGTCCCGGAGGGGCACGCCGGCGTCCAAAGCGTTGGTGATAGCAGCGTGACGTAGGGAGTGCGGGCTGATATGCCGCGGGATCCCAGCCGCCTTCGCAACCCGCATAACCATGCGGTACGCGTCGCGACGGTCGATCGGCTTGCCCGACAGCGGCCGCAGGATCAACCGACCGGTGATCCGTTCGCCGCGGCAAGCTTCAAGGACGCGGAGGACCGGGACGGTCAGGGGCATGGTCGCCGGCTTGTCGCCCTTTCCCACCAGGTGCACACCCGATGGCCGCGAAGGGTCTCCGCGTAAAGCTCGATTCGGACTGCAGCAGCCTCGGATGCGCGGAGCGCGGTGATGCCCAGCAGGTAAGCCAAGGCGCCGTGGTGGACGGTGATGGTCTGGGCGACCTGCAGGAAGCGGATCAACTCGAGCCGGTCGAGGCCTTGGGTTCGGGACTCGTCGCTGTGCACCTTGGGTAGCCGGGCGTACACGGCGGGGTCGGCCGGGATCGTGCCGTCGATGTGGGCGAACCGGAAGAAGCCGCGGACGCCATGCATCATCGTGTTGATCGAGGAGGCCATCAGCCCGGGCGTCGCCCAGGCTGCGGATGTACAGCTCGACGTGTGCGCGTTGGATCCCCAGGAGCGGGTCCGACTCGTTGCCTTCGCACCACTCGAACCAGCGACGCACCTGATACGTGTAGAGCTCGTGGGTGTGCCCGGCGTAGCGGAGGCACCTGCGACGAGTGCTGCATCGGCGCCTGCGTCGGCGGGACACGTGTTGCGAGATCTCAGACTAGGGTCGCGCCTGTGAAGCGAGTGAGTCTTCCCGACCAATGGCACAGCCGAGACTTACCTGTGCTTGTGGAGGTAGCCCGCCAACTTCAGACGGAAAACTCGGTGGTGCATGGCCAGGCGGCTCAAGCGCTTGACTTAGAACCCGATGACGCCGCCCGTGCCTTCGATGCACTCATTGGGGTGTACCTAGCAGGCAAGGTCCAGCGCACTGGGGACGGTGAGATCTACTTGGCCTTTGCTTCGGGAGTCACCGAGAGGGGCCGCCGCGCAACCGGCCTTTGGCCGGACGGAGACACAGCAGTAGAGCAACTGCTATCTGCGTTGCGGCAGGCCGAGGATCTCACCGACGACCCTGACGAGAAGGGCGCCCTACGCAAAGCGTCGGGGCAACTGGCCACAGTGTCCCGGAGCGTCGTTGCTGAGGTCATTGCAGCAGTGGTTGCTCGGCAAGCAGGACTTTGACTGGGCTGAGAGTGGCAGGCAGTCCACCTCGCGGCGGAATCACGCGCTGCGCGGCCGGGCATAACCGCAGATGTCCCTGGATCGACGCGGACGACGCGTCGCTTGAGCTTGCGCCACGAAGAACGGAGCCATGTGACGGCCGGTAGTTTCGCGTCACGCATCATGCGCCTCAGAGACTCGATCGCGTTTCGACTCGGATGTGGCACCTCGTGCTCACCGGCACGTCTAGGGTTGGCCCGGCGCTCGATCAGCTAGAGGGAGGCCCGTCCGCATGCTCAATATGTCCGCTTGGCAGGAGCTCCAGTTGGATGTGATCAGCGAACTGCACCTCGACCCATCCAACGTTCGCCTGGAGACTGCGTCCAACGCAGTTGAAGCAGACATCCTCGAAGACCTGTTCGCGAACGAAAATGCCCTGGGGCTCGTTGAGGGTATCGCTCAGATCGGTTACCTGATTCACGAGATTCCAATCGTAGTGAAGCGCAAGGGTAATTACATCGTCGTTGAGGGCAATCGCCGGGTGGCCGCCCTGAAGGCTATTCAGAATCCGTTGCTCGTCCCTGAGTTCAAGACTCGCATTAAGAACCTCAGCGCAGGCATCCCCAACAAATCTGCCTTGAAGAAGATCTCCGTCAAGGTTGCACCCAACCAATCTCAAGCCGACCAGCTGATCGCTTCCCTGCACACCTCAAACCTTCGACGTGCTTGGACTCCTGCGCGGCAGGCTGCCTTCTTCCAGGCACAGATCGACGCGGGACGCACGTACTCCCAGCTGCTCACGCGCTACCCGACCATCGATGTTCGCAAGTTCGTCTTTCGGGGCCACATGGTCAATCTGTTCAAGAGCGCGAAGTACTCGGATCCGGCTCTCGCTGACTTCCTCCAGACCAGCAAGTGGAAGCGGAGCCTGTCGGCTCTGGCGCGAATCTACGAATCAAAGGACTTCCTATCACTCACGGGCTTGGAGATGGACGACAAGGGGAAACTCTCGAAGTCCATCTCAGACAAGACCTTTGCCTTGGTAGCAGAGCACATCGTTCAAGGCATCAAGGACGGCGAGCTAGATACTCGAAGTTTGAACTCTGTTACAGCTCCGCGGTTCGTGCTCCTGATGTCCGATCTCGAATCGATCTGTGCTGCCGATCCCGGCGCGGTTTTGAAACCCACCGGACCTAGTGGAACCCCTCCTGCAGGGCCGCCTACCCCCGGGGGTGGCGGCGGAACTGGTTCCCCGCCGGGAGGCCCAACCAAGAAGACCGCTAAGAAGACCGCTAAGAAGGCCGCGGCGCCTCCAAAGGTGAAGGTTCGCAACCTGGACCTGTCGCTACTTTCGGTCCCGCCCACCTATCCGCAGGCAATGACCACGCTGATGTCTGAGTTGTCCGCTATCGACATCCAGCGGACCCCGAACGTTGCCGTCGTGGTCTTCCGCGCAGTTCTTGAACGTTCTATCAAGTCGTACGCCGAGATTAATGGACACACAATCAAGCCGAACAAGAGCGGCTATGTACAACTAGCTGACGCGCTCAACTGGCTGCACGACTACGTCAATGCCAACGGGCCCAAGTCACTAGTGCAACCAATCAAGGCCGTGCTTAGCGGCAAGCTCCTCAATTTCGGAGGGTCAGCGAACGCATTGAACGCAATCAATCACAACCACCACTACCTGGTCGATCCAGACGAAGCCCTGCATATGTGGAACTCGATCAACTCCATCCTGCGCTTCGCGTTGAAACCATGACGCCGACAACTCGTGTAGCAAAACGACCACAGGTTTCGCCCTTAAGGTACCCGGGAGGCAAATCTGCCCTGTACCCGAGGCTCCGAGAACTCATCCGAAACAACGGTCTTGCAGGATGCACCTACGTCGAGCCTTACGCAGGCGGCGCAGGAGCCGCCCTGAGCCTGTTGGCAACCGGCCAAGTTGGTCGCATCGTCATCAACGACTTTGACCCCGCGATTGCTGCCTTCTGGACAACCCTTGTTAATAACCCAGACCTGATGATCAAGAGGATTCAGAAAGTAAGGCTCGACGTTCGTGAGTGGAAGCGGCAGAAGGCCATTTATATGGCGGCGAACGAGGCTGACATGGCGGAGCTCGGTTTTGCTACGTTCTACCTGAACAGGACCAACAGGTCTGGTGTGTTGAACGGCGGCCCTATCGGTGGCCTCGACCAGACAGGCAACTACAAGATCGATGCGCGGTTCAATCGCGACGGCCTCCAGGAGCGAGTCCGGATCATCTCGCTTTACGCCGACAAGATCACCGTCAGCTCTCGCGACGGGCTCGACGTCATTCGTGAAGCAACCAGACGAGCAGACACCTTCGTCTACGCCGACCCTCCGTACTTCGAAAAGGCTGGCTCGCTGTATCTCAACGCTTTCAAGGCAGCAAACCATGAGGCACTTGCCAAGATCATGAACGGCCGTGCAAAGAAGAACTGGGTGTTGACATACGACAACGTTCCCCAAGTGTCGGCCCTCTACGGCGCGAGGCGGAGGGTCGAGTTCGGCCTGCACTACTCGGCACACAGGGTCACAAAGGCCACCGAGGTCATGGTGTTCTCCGACCCACTGGACATCTCGACGACGCTAGATCAATCCTGACCCTGACCGCAGCCATGTCGATTCCACATGGTCCTCGCGCGCTCGGATCGTAAACCGTAGGGCACGAGCAGTAGCGCTTCGTCTGGCAAGCACGCGCTCCTGATGCATACACCGCGAAGGTCCGCTCTCGGTGCCTTGCACCCGCGTCACAGTGGGCGGAGTGACGCACTCAGAACAACGGGGGCTCGTCAGATCCGGTCATCTGCTCGTATCCGCTGGCTGAGATGCAGAGCCCGACGACAAGACCCACCTCGCGACCGCGTCCTCCACGACTCCGTCGGCATGGGCACCGTCGTCACCGTCGAAGGCTGGGCGACAAAAAGTCGCTCGCATCGACTTCGGCAGCGAGGGCGTGAAGCGACTCCTCCTGCGCTGCGAACCGAGAGAGAAGCTCACGGACGCGAAGCGGACGGACTAGAGCTTCTCGACAGGTGCGTAGCGCAGGAGGAGGCGTTTCACGCCTTCGCTGCCGAAGTCGATGCTCGCGACTTGTTTGTCGCCTTCGCCTTCGACGGTGACGACGGTGCCCATGCCGAAGGAGTCGTGGAGGACGCGGTCGCCGGGGTCGAGGGAGGGGATGGTGCGGGCGGGCTTGGCCTTGCTGGCGGCGTCGGCTCGGGCGGCGGCGGAGGAGAAGTTGCGGCGGCCGCGGTCGGTGGGTGAGCCGGAGCCCCAGCCGCCTCCGCCGCCGTACGACGAGGAGAGGTCGGGGCGGTTCCAGGCGGCCTGGGCGGCCTCGGTGCGGCGCCAGTCGACGAGGTCGACGGGGAGCTCGTCGAGGAAGCGGGAGCCGGGGTTGTGGCTGGGGGCGCCCCAGGCGGAGCGGACGACGGCGCGGGAGATGTAGAGGCGCTCGCGGGCGCGGGTGAGGCCGACGTAGGCCAGCCGGCGCTCCTCCTCGAGCTCGGGCTGGTCGCCGA
This genomic window from Nocardioides anomalus contains:
- a CDS encoding DNA adenine methylase gives rise to the protein MTPTTRVAKRPQVSPLRYPGGKSALYPRLRELIRNNGLAGCTYVEPYAGGAGAALSLLATGQVGRIVINDFDPAIAAFWTTLVNNPDLMIKRIQKVRLDVREWKRQKAIYMAANEADMAELGFATFYLNRTNRSGVLNGGPIGGLDQTGNYKIDARFNRDGLQERVRIISLYADKITVSSRDGLDVIREATRRADTFVYADPPYFEKAGSLYLNAFKAANHEALAKIMNGRAKKNWVLTYDNVPQVSALYGARRRVEFGLHYSAHRVTKATEVMVFSDPLDISTTLDQS